The following proteins are co-located in the Phragmites australis chromosome 10, lpPhrAust1.1, whole genome shotgun sequence genome:
- the LOC133883646 gene encoding PLASMODESMATA CALLOSE-BINDING PROTEIN 5-like, whose translation MSASSPPHLLLLLLLLATRASSAAAWVSSRRQLWCVAKNNAEDAALQSAIDWACSADGGRADCTAIQQGGTGYDPPNLQSLILRSAPAPQILRYGPAFSYYFLRAIDAANPASCYFSGAAALTALNPSHGRCVFPSSSSPKNGSFTGTTTYGSTGADLSHSSSWKFDFWSWLLHISVSVMFSAATHLL comes from the exons ATGTCCGCatcctcccctccccatctcctcctcctcctgctcctcctcgccacGCGCGCGTCCTCCGCCGCTGCGTGGGTGAGCAGCAGGCGCCAGCTGTGGTGTGTGGCGAAGAACAACGCGGAGGACGCCGCGCTGCAGAGCGCCATCGACTGGGCGTGCAGCGCCGACGGCGGCCGCGCCGACTGCACCGCCATCCAGCAGGGCGGCACCGGCTACGATCCTCCTAACCTCCAG AGCCTCATTTTGCGATCAGCACCGGCGCCTCAAATTCTTAGGTATGGCCCTGCCTTCAGCTACTACTTCCTCCGCGCCATCGACGCCGCCAACCCTGCCTCCTGCTACTTCTCTGGCGCCGCCGCGCTCACCGCGCTAAACCCCA GTCATGGGCGCTGCGTGTTTCCTTCCAG TTCATCCCCGAAAAATGGCAGCTTCACAGGAACAACAACCTACGGTTCAACCGGTGCAGATTTAAGCCACAGTTCTTCATGGAAATTCGACTTCTGGTCGTGGCTCTTACATATATCTGTATCTGTAATGTTTTCAGCTGCCACACATTTGTTATAA
- the LOC133883648 gene encoding RING-H2 finger protein ATL66-like, whose product MHFAMSPDNLLFFCSITASVAATFALLTLYKHLAHRRAQPSADDLASPAAGEESEELLPLSATAAGLPPFMYNRLVRHSGKGESCTECAVCLGVIQVGAMVKLLPACSHVYHCDCIDQWLFSRSTCPLCRCRVGPWEADQETTRQLPQTYPAPA is encoded by the coding sequence ATGCATTTCGCGATGTCACCTGACAacctcctcttcttctgctcCATCACGGCGTCAGTCGCCGCCACCTTCGCCCTCCTCACGCTGTACAAGCACCTCGCGCACCGACGGGCCCAACCTTCCGCGGACGACCTTGCAAGTCCAGCAGCGGGAGAAGAATCAGAAGAGCTCCTGCCGCTCTCCGCCACGGCTGCGGGCCTCCCTCCATTCATGTACAACCGGCTCGTCAGGCACAGCGGCAAGGGCGAGAGCTGCACGGAGTGCGCGGTCTGCCTCGGCGTGATCCAGGTCGGCGCCATGGTGAAGCTGCTGCCTGCGTGCAGCCATGTCTATCACTGCGACTGCATCGACCAGTGGCTGTTTTCACGCTCGACGTGCCCCCTTTGCCGCTGCAGGGTTGGTCCCTGGGAGGCTGACCAGGAGACGACTAGGCAGCTTCCTCAGACTTACCCTGCACCTGCATAG